CGTTGACGCCTGACGTCAagtttttgatttatttataatcattttgaTTATTACAGAGGTATATTTTATGAAACCCCCATAGGTCAGATTAATTGCCATTTTTATTACTCAATATCtgtccttatttattttttcaatattgttttatatttgaattatgtcattttcaaattattttgaatatttatttgttttattgatttgtttggATATTTATATGCTATTTTTGATATCATCAGCTCTcctgtattgtattgtgtatgtgtcttgTGCCTGACATAATGTAATTATTGCAgtgttatattaaaataataccaAGATTTTATGTTGTATCTTGTGTATGTACCGTACATAGATTgcaaaaaggctttaaaaaggttgtttttaacACTTAGAATTTGGATCTTTAATTTATCTACATGACTTGAAATAATTGCTATGGATTGACAAGACTATGatgatatttcattttattgatatgtttaaagttttattgTAGGCCTGTTAACTAAGTAATAAGTCATAGAAAGAAAAATCTTAAGAGGAAACAAACTGATTATATCTTACAATTgaactaaaatattaaattgcAACACAGAATTCATGAAAAGTACTTTCAGTTTATAGTTGTAAACCATATTTCTATGGCTGTAAAGTCCCTTCCAATAAGGAGAACAAATGTATCCATAAATGGTATATGcctacattaataaataataattattataaattgaTTAAATACTTTTTACTGAATTATTGCCAGCATAAACCTAAAGCTTATCACGTTTTAATGAAAGTCTTCACAGTAAGTTCTAAATAAAGAATGAAACGTCATGCTTTAAAAAATCCAACCTAATTTTAATAACTATATCtaacaatgaagaaaaaaaatcacaatatgaGGAATGCTTTGAAGGATTTTATTCAACGCTGCAAAGAAAGTATATGCTCCCCTCTTTGAGCAAACCAAACGCTGGCTTATGTGGTGAAAGGTACTTCACAGACCCCCTCCCTCTAAGTCCCCTATAAATACTTTGCTTGCCAGGCAACTCTGGGCTCATTCCAGCCCAAAATCAAGAGAAGAAACTAAGATTAACACCGTTATCAACTTAAAATTTCAAATCACATTCAACACTTTTCACAATTCACTTCATACGCCATTACTCTACTTGTCAAAGTTACATATGTACAGGTATGGTTGGACCCTTGTCAGCAAGCAAGTGCATTAGAAGTAAAACAAGATCCCCCCAAGATgcttgtaaaaaatgaaaatcacaaGTCTAACCtaacttaaaaagaaaatttgTGCACTGCTCTGTTCGTAATGATGTCAATAACCAGAACAAAGACAGATAATTAGAGGCACTCACATTTTGTCACTGTGATAAAGCATCTACATAGTTCCTCTTTCCTCTACACTCTTGAGTTTGTCTGGACATATTGCTCAAGAAGCAACGGCTGCACTTGAGGAACATACCATATTCTggcctgtgtgtctgtaaaaAGCATATTCATGATTAAGTAAGGGGTGATCTGTTTAACTGCCATGTCTTTTTTCACCCCCTTTCTTGATATTTACAACCAATGGAATTCAAAGTATACCAGTTCATaagcttttctttaaaaaaaacaaaaaaactcttaTGCTTTTAGTAGTTGGATGTCATGTTATTATAAGAATCATACAGGAGAACAAAATTACACATAAACTGTGCAGAAATTAAATAATTTCAAAAACTAAACTATTAGGCCAATCTGCAAAATGTGACCTATGTGCTGACAATAGCTTTTGTTAAACACACATTGCCCCAGATGGATTGCTCTCAGCAAGTGCATTAGTAGGTGTCTCTACTTAAAGAAACAGCAGAAACTTCAGTTCAGGGAATATTTTTCAGGCTGCCTTGTGCTGatatgttttggttttgtttaaaaCAAAGTTTCAAAAGGGAACAAAACGGAAAGTATGGTATTTAAAGAAATCActaaaacaagataaaacaagagagggaggggggcggACAGGTAGAAAAAGAGTGGGGTGCATCACAGGGCCAAGAGCGGTCTATGGAGGCCCTTTGGAGGAGGCAGTGGTCGCTGCTCCCCCTTCCAGCCCCGTCAGTCCTGCTTGACGTTGCCCAGCGCTCTGAGACGCTCCAGCAGGGGAGGGTGTGAATAGTGCCACATGGAGAACAACCAGTCAGCCACTGGGAAGCCTAGGTTGTCCTTGTTGAGCTTGATGAGGGCAGAGTAGAGCTCTGAGGCTTTGCCCATGCCACGTGCAAAGGCATCTGCCTGGAACTCGAACCTGCGACTCAGGACCGtcagacagaaggacagaagctGCAAAGACCAGATCAAATATGAATGTCTAAAATTTGTTctgtaaatgaaaatgattgaGTGAAATGAGatgtaaataacacaaaaacactgatacAATGTTGATGGAATCCTATAGTCACCTCATTGTAAGGAGAAAAGATGAACTGGAAGATAATCATCAAGCCTATTAATGTAGGTTGGCTGTCATTGAAGCCAAAAGCTACAAAGAGCTCCTTGCGTCCAATCAGAACAGCAAACAGGGAGAAGCACAAGAAGGAATTCATCTGCAGAGAGAACAGAGTCAGCAGATGTTATCTGAATATgaacaaaacatgtcaacatctgCATTTCATCAGTGGTCATCCAACTTGTGGCTTTGTTTTGGTGaagacattaaaagaaaattcCTATGTTCAGGATAATAATGCTCAATGGAGAGAATTTGTCACCTGACTGATGACAATATTCTTGACAGTGTGACCAAGCTTCCAGTGGCCCAGCTCATGACCCAGGACTGCAAGGATTTCTGGGTTGTTGCATCCTTGTTTCTTGTTCTGTTAAAATATTGATGAGATCAACACTGTTGGATTACACAGGAAGACaacacaaaatcaaaaatataatacaatcaTAGCTGAGTCACATGAAGCCCTACAATCACAACAAGGTGCTTTTGACAGAAACACCTTTTTGGTGACCAAAAATATCCTCCAAGCTCTGTGGCAAGTTGTTCTAGGGGTCCtcaaaataatcacattatatCTGTGTTATTTAGAATTATGCATTTAATGTAATACTATTGCACTTCCTGGTTCAGAGACATTCAATGGGAGGATTAAGGTTGATTAAGATTGATTAAGGTTTCCATAAATGTTGTGGCTTTGTGACCTTGGGCTTGGCTTTTGGTTCACTGGGAGTCTCGTCACTCTCTGGCTGCTCGGGCTGTGGCTCTCCAGCCTTGTTGAGAGGGGAGTAGTCTTCCAGCAGAGTGTCGAACAGTACAATGCGCTTGTTCTTGAAAAACCCATAGAAGTACGCGTTGCTGTGCGATGAACGCTTTGAACCTGGAAACATGGAAAGCATttgttaaaaacagtaataataataatgacgcATAAGACGACAATGAAATAGATGTAAGAGTAGCCTGGATTTATGATTATTACTTTACCTTCAACTACATAAACCTTAGTGAGGGGGAAACTTATACTTCTGGCCATTGTTTCAATGTCTGTCTTGAGTTCTCCTTCTGGTAAAGGAGTGAATTTGTCAAACAGGGGAGCAATGTAATCAGCATAGATGGTCACAAGTACCTGAGAAGTGAACAGAGGCAAAGAGGAGATGCATGATGAGCAATTGGTATCAAACAACTAACCAGAGCATAATTACTGAGATCTCTTACACCTAGCAAGTTAAATGCGGCACTCACTAGAGAAACAGCCAGGGTAAAGAGCCAGGCATAGATGAAAAAGTAGTCTCCACCGATCTTAATGATGTAGAGGAGCAGTGAGGTAACAGGCAACAGGATACACTGGGTCACAGCAAACTTCTTTACAGCATCTTTGAGGAAGAACCCCAACGTCTAAGAGGAAGACCAGACAtta
This is a stretch of genomic DNA from Scomber japonicus isolate fScoJap1 chromosome 16, fScoJap1.pri, whole genome shotgun sequence. It encodes these proteins:
- the zmpste24 gene encoding CAAX prenyl protease 1 homolog is translated as MVETIFDLPVEKQIFYAVLGFSWTVYLWEAYLAYRQRRIYRSITNVPQELGKIMDSETFEKSRLYQLDKSNFSFWSGLYSESEGTLILLLGGIPFLWDVAGSVTARFGFTPEYEITQSLVFLTLATLFSAFTGLPWSLYNTFVIEEKHGFNQQTLGFFLKDAVKKFAVTQCILLPVTSLLLYIIKIGGDYFFIYAWLFTLAVSLVLVTIYADYIAPLFDKFTPLPEGELKTDIETMARSISFPLTKVYVVEGSKRSSHSNAYFYGFFKNKRIVLFDTLLEDYSPLNKAGEPQPEQPESDETPSEPKAKPKNKKQGCNNPEILAVLGHELGHWKLGHTVKNIVISQMNSFLCFSLFAVLIGRKELFVAFGFNDSQPTLIGLMIIFQFIFSPYNELLSFCLTVLSRRFEFQADAFARGMGKASELYSALIKLNKDNLGFPVADWLFSMWHYSHPPLLERLRALGNVKQD